The following proteins are encoded in a genomic region of Periophthalmus magnuspinnatus isolate fPerMag1 chromosome 23, fPerMag1.2.pri, whole genome shotgun sequence:
- the LOC117392286 gene encoding ras-related protein Rab-27B-like, whose product MTDGDYDYLIKLLALGDSGVGKTTFLYRYTDNKFNPKFITTVGIDFREKRVVYTASNPNGTTAGKTFKVHLQLWDTAGQERFRSLTTAFFRDAMGFLLMFDLTSQQSFLNVRNWMSQLQANAYCENPDIVLIGNKADLADQREVQEKQAKELADKYGIPYFETSAATGVEVDKAVITLLDLVMKRMEQCVDKPSAEPANGMGVAKLGASQTNEKKCAC is encoded by the exons ATGACTGATGGGGATTATGACTACCTGATCAAGCTCTTAGCGCTGGGTGACTCCGGTGTGGGCAAGACCACCTTCCTGTACAGATACACAGACAACAAGTTCAACCCGAAGTTCATCACCACAGTGGGCATCGACTTCAGGGAAAAGAGAGTG GTCTATACCGCATCCAACCCCAACGGGACCACCGCAGGAAAAACCTTTAAAGTGCACCTCCAGCTCTGGGACACGGCAGGACAGGAGAg GTTCCGAAGCCTGACCACTGCCTTCTTCAGAGACGCCATGGGCTTCCTACTCATGTTCGACCTCACCAGCCAGCAGAGCTTCCTCAATGTCCGCAACTGGATGA GTCAGCTGCAGGCCAATGCCTACTGTGAAAACCCAGACATTGTGTTGATAGGAAACAAAGCAGACCTGGCAGATCAGAGGGAGGTCCAGGAGAAACAGGCTAAGGAGCTGGCTGATAAGTATGG TATCCCATACTTTGAAACGAGTGCTGCCACCGGGGTGGAGGTGGACAAGGCGGTCATCACGCTGCTGGACTTGGTCATGAAGAGGATGGAACAGTGCGTGGACAAACCTTCAGCCGAACCAGCTAATGGTATGGGAGTGGCCAAGCTCGGCGCCTCACAGACCAATGAGAAGAAGTGTGCATGTTAG